The DNA region caactaataaacagaaaaacaagcttctgctgtgaattggaatgattatcacttgtagacgttcaatccatttgaagttcaaatccagttcaaatggattcgtctatggccggtagtggcagccaatgccaggcaatgaggtcattttgggtcattcaaggtcgttttcctgttgattttcagttacttccagttgattttggggcattttatgggtctcttcctgtttattttgagttacagaacaggaagtgacctgggaatcactcaAAGAGGCAGTgattcaaactcaacagaaaatgacctgtatgtgcactaaaatgaacagcaagtgaccttgtttcgaatgaacgaacgttcccagtctaaatggattgggcgtcgagcaccgtcaaatcgtcaatgcagccttagagttaactgagacactattatgatggaagattttggtagccacTTGttcgttcatttttatttttattttagacattgacaccttttgaaaaacgatatctcgattcttggcaggagcatatagaTAACCTTTGggttacaaagtatcacgatatatcaccattctgATATTTATCACACCCctagttgctaaccgtcatagggtatttttttttagccacaactggattcatgaccttattttcatccttcacacagccgctggaaacacaaATGTTGTAAATCCATTTGCGGGCGACCAggagcataagcggattttgaggggggggggggggcaggccctCCCCGGTGGCCGATAAGTGTCATTAGATGTAATAGactttaatatatataaaagttgtaaatcaataaaactgcaacaaaaatgaatgaaatgaacaaaaaaatttttcataatgattcaaaattatttttccaacagatcatgtgactaacaacttagacggtcatttgctttacatttaattttcaccaaaaaaaaaaaaaaattaggggagggcaattttatttttcaaatgatttttttctttgattgaaatttttttttttattgaagcaacttttttggggattaaatgatttagacacaaatgtcctacccataatatggcccaaacacaaaaaggattgcttcaatcaaagaaatcgTTTTCGatgaaaattaagtgttcaaatgcaactttttcaatctcaaatattttttgcattcaaaaactttttccaagttttttttttttttgaagtgatttttctttttgaaaatatatatattttttgaaaaacttatttttttgattgaataataaagacaaaaatgttctaggtcaaaatgtggcccaaacacaaagcaacattacttcaatcaaaaaagttgcttcaattaaaaaaaaaaaaaaaaataaataaataaatatatatatatatatatatatatatatatataaaatctatttatatactttatattttagattatatttatataatctattatatattaaatctaagaaaaatggctttcacatgctttttttttttgtttaagttttttgtttcaaatttattgttgcattcaaacaaattgcATTCAAGCAaaaagcgactttttttggggggttgaaaatacattttgattgaagcaactttttttttattgaagcgactttttttttggattgaataataaagacaaatgtACCTCaacatggctccgcccaggggatgcaatttttgactggggtaactacattggcacgacaccggcgggcgtaccatattcaatggatgacgatcttggtgaaaagtattgactaagcagcctgatttagaattcccctcaagaatgatggaaaacaaaaaacgctttattattatttattataaatattcttgtaagttaattttattgctgacactgctttttggggtcatcaacatgttgtgcccccccccgcctcaaaagtcaaactccgccaatgaccgggagattgattcattgatgattttacgacactgcgggtgtgcactggtcctcatgggaaatgcagcgttcctaaaggcaaaacactaccgcttttgtccaccggcgtcgctaaaatctacCAAAACTGAAACCTaccaaagtgttgctttaattagtcgatggaattgatttcaaccaccgttgactcgccctagcttagccattctggagcccctgaaactaacaaacaactgacaaactgcatggaatttgtttgaAACAATCAAAGAAGTACTTAGATACGTGGTTTTATCCATTTTCCCATAAATGTCGCAATCACCTCTGTAAGTTCCATTGAAAACCATTACAGCAgtgcttgtgcttggaactaaTCACGCATACATGAACCACATGACCACCCGCAGCGAGATCAGAGTGTGTCACAACTCCGTACACACATGcgatcaatttggccacaaaacatggcggcaactaagcactttacactcaatcggacttacaacacatcccacagatgctaaacgaacatatcacctcatggcataaatgtgcaagacgaatatgatgtaaacaatgctcgccgaCTTGGTGGGGACGAGGAAAGTCATCATGATTTTACAAAACtacgcgggtgtgcgctggtcctcatgggaaacacagtcttcctgAAGGCAAAACACATGCTTTTGtctaccggcgtcgctaaaatcgaaaaaaaaacctgaaaagttaccaagtgttgctttaaagaaaACTTATTTGAgcgattattttgttttttaattttccccCCCCTCTAGTAATATGTTCCCGTTTAGAAATcttttcttcaaaattttgtAATACTTTTCTACTTCTGTAATTTGTacctttaattaaataaaaactgcTGTGAGTTAAGCAAGATGATCCCACGACTTTTCGAATTTGTTCcatcgattaaaaaaattagtaATTTGTTCCCACAGTTAAGGAATCTGTTCTCATTAGTTAAACTAGTCACAACAATCGAGGAATCTTATGTCTCACTTTAGTAATCTATtccccaaatttaaaaattactaAATTGTGTCTTTTCACAGTTTAAGAATCTGTTACttcaattataaaataaaaaactcagTTTACCCTGGGTTGACTCTCACCTGTAGGTGGGAATGTTTAGGCAATGACGTTGATATTCTCATTGATTTCAGATTCTAAAAGAAGCAAaacatcaattataaataagacACTTTGAAAAATGGGGTTGGCAACTtggcataaaatattttttcagtttGAAAAGTCCACCATTTGATTTTTTGCCATGAGTAGATTCCGTTGTTAGACGAAATCAATAATTTTGACTCGCTTTGCTACAAAATCAAAATGGAAGCCAGCGCAGCCATTTTTAGTGTTGAAGTATACTAAGGGAACAGATTATCcacctcaataaaaaaaaaaaagaaaaaagaaaaaattctcaTACCTTGGCACCAGGGGGTCTCTGTACAAACGTGATCATgagtattaaaataataaaaataagcaAATCAAAGCTTTGTAGTTTCAAAGTACACCTGTAGAAACTGTGCTAATTGCATCTCATCATACAAAGTCTTATTACACAATTTTGCCTATTTCCTGAGTTAatatgttgcttgtaacagacaatatatacttttttttgccatttgagtTCTGGGCTTTCCCTGCcacaagtgttgttttttttgtatttttttttttcttttttttgtaattcaacATTACTTTACAATGGTATGATGATTGGTAAAACACAAGGGTTGCGAGAGTAATGTTCATGTCTACCCTCCaaatgttttaaattacatTGAAGTCTACGGTTTACGCTGGTAAAAATCACTACTTTTTCCCAACAAAATGTAAGCGactaaaaacataaaataagaatttaaaaaattgcattAGAGGCCATGGAAGACCCTCCCTGGTCATGTTTGCATCAACATTTAatggcagtgtttttttttttttttttttttaaataaaaaaaaaatattttgctacAAGAACAAAATTGGGATGAATAAAGGGGGGTTAGAATGGACGAGaacagcgccccccccccccttgacCGGGTTGACCTCGTTTGACCCTTATCTGAAACTTTGGCTTGTCGGGGTTTTTGATCCTGTACTCACTGGCTCGCTGACGTCAGCTAACAAGCTGCTGTACCCTGAGAATTCGGACACCGGAGTCCGTATCCTGTGGTCCACGTCCGCCCCGGGGTCGGCGCTGTAGCTCAGTGGGGTGCGGCGCCCTGACTTGAACTGGGAACCGAAGGCCTGGGCGAAATTCTCAATCTGGTAGGTGGCCGACTCTTTCGGGGGATTGAGAGGAGACAGGTCCGAGTAGCCGGAAGCGTTGGCGGGGGCGGCGCTGGCGCCGGAGCTCCCCCCGGGCTTAGTCGGTTGCCCCTTAGAGCTTTCCGGCGGTGCGGTCAGATCCTGGGGAGGTAGGTTGAAGGCTCCGGGAGAGTGCTGCTTCTCCAGCTGCTCCGTCAACTCCTGAGACGGGGTCAGTTGCTGGTGGCCGGCCGGCTCCAGGGTCAGGTGGAAGCCCGCTTGGGAGGGGGAACCCACCAGCATGCCGTAGTGCGATTTGGACGAGGCGGAGGACGACGAGGACGAAGGGGCGACGAGGGGCAGCGGGGAGGAAACGACAGGCGGGTAGCCGCAGTCCAGCGGCGAGGTGCTGTACACGAGCGGCCCCGTGGGACTGGAACTGCTAGACAGCAGAGCGAAGGGCCCCGTGGCGCCCAGGCTGGGGAAAGGCCCGCTGTGGCTGGTGCGCTCCAGCGCCTGCAGGAGGAACTTGGAGTACTCGCTCATCACCGCCGTTTTATCGCCCCCGTTGGCCGCGTCGTCCTCCAACTCGGGGGTGACGGGCGCGGCCGGCTGGAGGTCCACGTGATGCGGGTGGTCGGACAGGTCGAAGGCCACGtcgtggtggtgcgtcccctccggCTTGTGGCTGTAGTGGTCCAGCAGGCTCTGCAGGACCTCGTCCGGGATGCCCGATTTGTCGTGTTTGAGTTCCATGGGGGAAGTGTCCAGCATGGCCAGCGTGGGTTCGGGCCCCAGGGACACCTGGATGACCCCGCCACCCTGCGAGGTCATGTGCAGAGCGCCCGCTCCGTAGTCGTTGTTGACAGCGTGGAGGTAGCGCCGCTTTTTAACAAATTGCATGGCGTCGTCGTAGTTGCTGCTGGTGGCGGCGCCCTGCTTGCCACTTCCGCCCGCCTGGAGCAGAGCCAGATTCTCCAGCCCGGAGGCATCCACGTGATCCATGGAGCCGGCTTTTTGGCCTAACAGTTTTTGTCCCTCGGCGCCATCTTCCAGGGGAAGGAGGCCCTTATCCAGGCCTTTGCGGCCCGCTTTTTTGAAGACCAACTTGGGCGATCGTCCCTGCACGGCGGAACCCGAGGGCTGCTCCATGCCGTAGTCCTGCAGGCCCACGGACGCCGCCGCGTTCTTCTTCCTCTTGCGTTCGCCGCCCTCCCCGTTTTTGGACTTGGCCCGCTTGCGTCCCGAGGCGCCGGCGTTTCCCTGAGTGAGTGAATAGCTGCCCTGGCCGAGCTCGGCGTCACTGAGTTCCAGCATGTTCGGGTCCAGGCCCTTTTTTATGGCTTCTCCGCAAGTACGCTTGTGCTTCAGTAACCGGTCTGTTCTTGAGAAAAACTGACAAAGAGAGACAACATATAGGCTGGTGTTACTGCAGAGCTACGTGGAGAACCTTACAAGAGCTCATTTAGCAAAGACGAAAACGAAAACTGCTTTGATTTTGCGATACTaacaattagagctgaaacgattactaaGAGTAatcgagtaactcgattttaaaaattgatcgaggcaATTTCCCCGCTTtgaggaatcatttaattttgccagcacaAAGGAGGacgttttgcccagactacttttaatgcggcacaacgcgctgacgtcacgtgcatagaggaagaagggagaggcggcggatatatttgatttcaatcacgcatgaatatagaggtaacgaAGACAAAGCCAACGAAAGCATAGAGAGAGGCACCAAGAAATAGCAGAAAATGTCCTAAGtatgggagcatttcaagctggagaccaagacgaacactgtttcatgtattcactgtaagcaCGGACAAGCATGTCTGCAGCTCCACTGAAGGCACCCGGTTTACTCCGAGAGCGGAGGAGCGATACTCAGGACAAGGTAAAATTCAATTAACGTAGCGCTAATACATaaaattaacgttactgtaccctgctaacataacgttagccctgcggagggctaggtttcaattccttatgactactgtcgatgcgtggctaacatgtcttttatacaggctttatttaatcggtaaaaacacagcactgtagagtgatgagggtgtaaactaaaaatataataaagataactcaatttttgctcggtagtcattgatggataaaacaccaagtagcacaggTGCCTCATGtgttccaatacagcaggtatcatacatttattttgaacactgcaaaaactcaaaatcctatcaggacttacaatttagactaacttagcTAGAACTTAaatatagcttgacacaaatggaaattcaattgaaacgcaCCAATTTTTAAGTGATGtatgttatcaagcataatgacatttttttgtaagaAATAAGAATTCTTTTTAtataagatcttaagttttttgagtgaaaacagtcaatttgttttctttctagtcacatctgagatgcaatcgttgggtgttttcaacaatgtacagtactgtatatttttttatatgatgtatatacagtgtatactgtatgtatatattttccccaagtggaagcttccatgatcctaataaatttaataattaaaaaatatatatacagtactgtgcaaaagctttaggcaggtgtcctgcctaaaacttttgcacagtactgtacatctaaaataaagatcGTCTAAAAATTGTTCAATATGAGATCaaatgttttctcatgtacatttataattgcttttcaccccaaatttttttttcatccgattATTcaatactaaaatattcgatagctccaGCTGAAGCAGCTTATTTCTTATCTAAAAATGtaatcacatttaataacaCACAAtacttaaaagttggtgtgtttcaattgaatttccatttgtgtcaagctatttttaagttctagcaaGTTTTAAGTTCTTTTAAATtgtaagtactggtaggattttgagtttttgcagtcttcaaaataaatgtatgatacctgctgtattggagcacatgagGCATCTATttagtgttttatccatcaatgactactgagctaaaattgacagttcattatgtttttattttacaccctaatcactcgacagcgctgtgtttttacagattaaataaagcctgtatgaaagacgcATTAGCCACACAtcaacagtagtcataattaacagaaacctagccctgcgcagggctaacgttacgttagcaaagTACAGTAACATTGATCTTATCCATTTACCTTGTCCCGAATATTGCTCCTCTGCTCTCGGAGTAAACTTGGTGCCTTCGGTGTAGCTGCACCGTTGAAAACGTGCTGTAGTGTTATGCAAacgctgtcttacagtgaatacatatAACAGTGTTCACCTTGCTGCCCAGCTTTGAAATGCTCCCaaccttttgacattttctgctttttcttggtgcctttctcttcgctttcGTCAGCTTCGTCACAACATCTATATtcatgcatggttgaaatcaagtaccatatttttcggactataaatcgctgtCTGAATCCACTGAATCCTATCCACAAATATCACTTAACTCCAAACCAATGGGACATCCCTGACTGTCAAAGTCACCAAATGACTACCAAATTGACAAATGAGAAGAAAAACATCCTACTTGTTGGCACGTATCGCACCGATACGGCTTCTCGCCGCTGTGCGTCCGTTTGTGTCGCTCCATGTGGTACTTCTGGATGAACCGCATGTTGCACTGGTCGCAGCTGAAAGGCTTCTCCCCTGCAATTAAACAGCCGCCACGTGATTCCCGCTGCTCCCGCGTGATGACGGTTCGTGATCGAAACGGGGCAACGTACCGCTGTGGATCTTCTCGTGCCGCTGGAGCAGGTACTTCTGAATGAAGCTCATGTTACACTGACTGCACCGAAAAGGCCTCTCACCTGTGCGATCAAGAGTACAAGCGTCCCCGCAGCACATTAATTATTACCGGACAACGATGATCGCATTCGCTACGTGGATTTCCTTCCCTGTAGTTAAGGGATAAACGCGATTGTCATGGATAAAAGGCGCTCGGGAGCCACTTTGTTAATCCGCCATGAAAAATTCCCGGCAGAGAGGATGACTAATGTGCCCACCAACAAATGAGTAATCAATGAGTCATTGGCGACAGTCTCCTTTTAAGCACGTGCGCTCAAAGAGGTGACGTGATTCTCCCTGATGGCTGCCCAGTGCTAAGGTTtccttttacaattttttttttttttttttttaagatatgaAATAGTTTGATAGTAAAAAGTTAGATAAATTTCAAGAAATTACACACAAATCtacaaatacaataaacataaattcaattgaaacagatATGCtttcaaatgcaaaaataaaatcaattaaaaatacattgagtAAAGCTTACTATTTCATTAactgtttttaaaaacatttacttTAAATTAtggtaaaaatttaaaatacgtAAATTGCAAAAgtagaaaaacacaaaaatagtatattaataaatgtaaatTTATATGTAATTACACAAGCctatctttatatatatatataaaaaaactttaaaaatactGCAGAACGTTTTTAAAGAATACATAAATAGTCAAAAAAAtagttaaaaatgtttttttttttaaattacttaaaaattatagtattttatactacaaaatgtttttattttaaaaaattatttaaaaaaatacttcatttcataaaaattaaaaaaatacataaatacaaaaagatgacatttaaaaaatgttttaaaaataaaagccactcACCTGGATGTGCACGCCGGcacaaaattattaacacatacagtaaatttgaatatattaaaaaaaaaaaaaaaaaaaaaaaaaaaaaaaaaaaaaaaacatccaaaagtacaaaaattacatttatgaaaaatatacatgaaataacatttaaaattgGTCTTTAACATAAATAAATTGACTTAAAAAGCAGTGAAagcctctcacctgtgtgtataAGCACATGTCTGCGCAAGTGATAAGAGCTGCGAAAAGCGGCATTACAGTGCTCGCAGATATGTGGCTTGGAGTTGGGGGACAGGCACGCTCCGTCTGCGTCCAACATCATGGCCTGCGAGAGAAATAAGTGGCGGTTAAGACCAGTTCGAGCCATTGACAGGaatagatgtccagtccaaTGTCTCATCATCCTCATTCTGCGTTGGGCGTGGGGGGTGggtgtataatgtgtaaatcatgatacgagtcatacacatgcgcTCCGTCTCCGTTAATATTCAACTAACtaatattaatagtagtagtggtataTTAACCCAGAACatactcacattcctgcatctaAACTCGGACAGAGAAATATGtagaccacaggtgtcaaaccgattccagaaagggccaagtgggtgcaggtttgctttccaaccgatgaagaggacaccttttcaccaatcagatcttttacatgtgtaatcagttaaactttgtcaggtgctgcttgtttcagtaggaagttcattggttaaactctctgcacggtatcggttagaacaaaatccagcacccacttggtcctttctggaatcggtcagACACCTGTGACGTAGACAATGAGCAGGTCTCTAAAAATGTTGAGATGTAACTTTCTTCACAACTCCAAGTGGGAACCTCTAGGtagaaggctcacgataacgatctcacaatatggGAATATAACAAATATCGAtatatgggtcaggaaatcattttactaaaggatgtcctgatccgatcatcTGATccaaaatcgggccgatcgctccattttttgggggattttttcgtgtttttgcaACTTgaatgaggcattaacttgatgggaAAACGGGAAAagttgcataaaagtggaccatttcagatCCGACCGAGGTcagtttcgtatgtggttaaaaatcAGATCCGGGCCTCATTTTTCCAGGAtaaggctgcggtctgaactgtcaagtcccaaaatcagaattcatgcagcaattacgtcagcaaggagtgagagagacagggcgctacggtGGCGTTTGACTTATTTTGTTGGGTTTTCCGATTTTGCAAGATACACAAAAAGAGGCGCTACGTGCTAGCATTTGACTAGTTTTGgtttaacttttgttttttataagacACATGAGAAAATGCCGTATGTGCTAGTGCTTGATTTTTCTGTTGGACTTTGCTATTTGTGTTATGCACAaattttttttcgccatgtgcTAATATTTGGCTTGTTTTGCTATCTAAACCTAGATGTGTTCTCTGTTGCCTTAACTGGATAAACTtgaaattaggagtgggaacctcttggtacctcacgatatgatacgatttgcgatacaaagctcacgataacgatgatctgacgatacaacgattatcgatacattggtcaggaaatcattctaggatattctctgAACAACtaataaaaggaaaaacaagcttctgctgtgaattggaatgagtttatcactagtagacgtacaaatctattttaactgggagggtggttcattcgctgctatccctcccacttcaaacggattgaacgtctatggctgtcagtgtcattttgggccatttaaggtcatttccctgttgattttcagttacttcatgttgattttggggtattttattgggcacttcctgtttatattgagttacagaacaggaagtgacctggggatcacccaaatgaataggcagtagggctgcagctatcgattattttagtagtcgattcatcgatgaactagttagtttgaataatcgaataatcagataaggaacataaaaaattaaaatacctgagctgagcctcgaatggtataaaaaataaaaaagtgaggatctatgtacaacaaaagaacaatttgagcgccttgaaaggtggaaa from Corythoichthys intestinalis isolate RoL2023-P3 chromosome 21, ASM3026506v1, whole genome shotgun sequence includes:
- the znf281b gene encoding zinc finger protein 281b, producing the protein MSIIQDKIGNEFLRNGGMDPNFAPGMLMFSHLPPVTSFTRLTSQSVMGELPQDMVLKKERDSPPDHQGAGVANAGGFLHSMGIKQERLNELDYRMPLYGGGGNGGVAAMNCAGAGKSATDMPDMSYANHHQNHHNMLLHDLSHSNVRSLGEPMSGRSGKEPKDSKRGRRTNGDGQGGKARRKRNDAAKAMMLDADGACLSPNSKPHICEHCNAAFRSSYHLRRHVLIHTGERPFRCSQCNMSFIQKYLLQRHEKIHSGEKPFSCDQCNMRFIQKYHMERHKRTHSGEKPYRCDTCQQFFSRTDRLLKHKRTCGEAIKKGLDPNMLELSDAELGQGSYSLTQGNAGASGRKRAKSKNGEGGERKRKKNAAASVGLQDYGMEQPSGSAVQGRSPKLVFKKAGRKGLDKGLLPLEDGAEGQKLLGQKAGSMDHVDASGLENLALLQAGGSGKQGAATSSNYDDAMQFVKKRRYLHAVNNDYGAGALHMTSQGGGVIQVSLGPEPTLAMLDTSPMELKHDKSGIPDEVLQSLLDHYSHKPEGTHHHDVAFDLSDHPHHVDLQPAAPVTPELEDDAANGGDKTAVMSEYSKFLLQALERTSHSGPFPSLGATGPFALLSSSSSPTGPLVYSTSPLDCGYPPVVSSPLPLVAPSSSSSSASSKSHYGMLVGSPSQAGFHLTLEPAGHQQLTPSQELTEQLEKQHSPGAFNLPPQDLTAPPESSKGQPTKPGGSSGASAAPANASGYSDLSPLNPPKESATYQIENFAQAFGSQFKSGRRTPLSYSADPGADVDHRIRTPVSEFSGYSSLLADVSEPVSTGSKTPTSQSFR